One region of Myxocyprinus asiaticus isolate MX2 ecotype Aquarium Trade chromosome 38, UBuf_Myxa_2, whole genome shotgun sequence genomic DNA includes:
- the LOC127428617 gene encoding transcription factor TFIIIB component B'' homolog isoform X5 gives MGIKERKARKDHNKMTMRELIYYLPASNPMKPLTEEEQRASEIVLPNSPKPTSSETSDGPPVQEEVAGDAGCEEEEETERVDETQPEGEEPLLVPRVKVAEDGSLIIDEESLTVQVLRAKGPNPAEDRDPIFERGSTTTYSSFRKGSYTKPWSNGETEMFYLAISMVGTDFSMIGQLFPHRARLEIKNKFKKEERNNSWRVDKAFKEKRRLDVEFFKNMMDQILNNEKIKKNNNKTLTKLQRTTQRKPRVAKSTDLDTSEDSNSDVETGEKENEDLSNDGGSDGTPKKGKGVKSLNRRIKRTNAAVDDPEENLASDSQSPDDSRLKESDASENISKSPAIKPAQLTGRQQRPIPNLGHRWGKRCPERGASAREESRKDKSPKVTSIQEREKTLSTLLHELEDLEEEPDLTTVQEQIFNKPTRSGRIPKLSQHVIQATAEEEDDEEELSDLPVSSKVRGQGLHAPSQRAKLKRGPSLKKGMQRRGKSRLVTLRAFGTEVGEEEEDGVILSQEDFSSNPEDENQAFVPMSLRQPSEVNSEVVETMEELDISVNVPDILGTSQNALCHELSCEQSVMPAGSVPCEHQLDLLVDVIEFLDPDHMEVCKEINNEAAQTLLAIGNSAQIIQAVEIACTGENEIVEQSSSLVDEEVVQHEVVVTDMVDELRANASEIMLGPFISCESETKGDLDLSTSGNSMPEPSIDDTIPIQEPIKSQISDAFHGPSQHETQNLACSTSVPPSRRGRFSKPKPNIGQDLRSRRAQQLQQVTPDHVTDSLENSSGPSSMEQNKNTTEPIQEDSGTVDHSPQDSPTVHPEVILSGTLSETREESSKVVPERVAEDDNGSVSSLKRKSDDVATEESVIKDRKELEDDLRSDPQLTNSVSVSHGISDEASKPVRRFRGPKPKPNLARTSRPTCTQTQQSTLSTTVVTKGTLPAVDFSTSTFTDTKIPEEGAVLAKASDVFQNKVQQEIDGGKAESVEEIKDVPLQVASEIESKENTVAMSEENTMRISVKHPGCVSVDTSADPTPDEPIFILSLTEIPPTLDKEAGFGTEPLTPTDTQSTNEMVKQSREVYHLLITDALVPVSEEEEKEIETKGGGDGNTTKTGELKRKTPVSRSHGIVKAESQAEHHVEVLERPVAERSDEEKEHPEKTEKLPERSWRAKLHVKPNPVSRRNARGAHAKEDTPELSIKETTSLPISPQETISVPDKTVQAPISTTSAIASDREMARGLSSSIDNPALPTLTPPESSSDVIDSPQLVNQEDTSKESAQEGSSQHIMGQVDLPGKVTVEFAEIEASGSGTDSQSVKQITPVATTEALARPGRRPKGFLSFISSKNTQGPPAAPRVAKPGPQKPRVNTACPGRKRIATSPLAAATNPGVKRPSPTPTSSIASANEQNSEEEPTSVTKYFFSDIFTEVDELEDKD, from the exons ATGGGAATCAAAGAACGCAAGGCACGGAAGGATCACAACAAAATGACCATGAGAGAACTGATCTATTACCTACCTGCTTCCAACCCAATGAA GCCTTTGACAGAAGAGGAGCAGAGAGCGTCAGAGATAGTATTACCAAACTCTCCTAAACCGAC TTCTTCTGAGACTTCAGATGGTCCACCTGTTCAGGAGGAGGTTGCTGGAGATGCTGGttgtgaggaagaggaggagacagagagagtggATGAAACTCAGCCAGAGGGAGAAGAGCCTCTACTGGTGCCCAGGGTGAAAGTGGCAGAGGATGGGTCTCTGATTATAGACGAGGAGAG TTTAACAGTCCAGGTTTTAAGAGCAAAAGGACCCAATCCAGCAGAAGACAGGGATCCAATATTTGAACGTGGTTCCACCACCACCTACTCCAGCTTCAGGAAGGGCTCCTACACCAAACCCTGGTCTAATGGAG AGACCGAAATGTTCTATTTGGCCATCAGTATGGTGGGGACAGACTTCTCCATGATTGGTCAATTGTTTCCACACAGAGCTCGCCTGGAGATTAAg AACAAGTTCAAAAAAGAGGAGAGAAATAACTCATGGAGAGTAGACAAAGCtttca AGGAGAAGCGACGTTTGGATGTAGAGTTCTTCAAAAACATGATGGATCAAATcctaaataatgagaaaattaagaaaaacaacaacaaaacactcaCCAAATTGCAAAGGACAACCCAAAGGAAACCAAGAG TGGCTAAAAGTACGGATTTGGACACTTCAGAGGATTCTAACAGTGATGTGGAGACTGGAGAAAAAGAGAATGAAGACCTCTCAAATGATGGAGGAAGTGATGGCACTCCAAAGAAAGGCAAAGGGGTGAAATCATTGAATAGGAGAATCAAAAGAACCAATG CTGCAGTGGATGACCCTGAGGAAAATTTGGCTTCTGACAGTCAGTCACCAGATGACAG CAGGTTAAAGGAATCTGATGCATCAGAGAACATAAGCAAGAGTCCTGCCATTAAACCGGCCCAGCTCACGGGTCGACAGCAAAGACCCATCCCGAACCTTGGCCACAGGTGGGGGAAAAGGTGCCCTGAAAGAGGTGCCTCAGCCAGGGAGGAGAGTAGAAAGGACAAGTCCCCCAAG GTGACCTCGATACAAGAAAGGGAGAAGACACTGTCCACTCTTCTCCATGAATTGGAAGACTTGGAAGAAGAACCTGACCTCACTACTGTTCAAGAACAGATATTCAATAAACCAACTAG GTCGGGACGGATCCCTAAACTCTCTCAGCATGTGATACAGGCAACGGCAGAGGAAGAAGACGACGAGGAAGAACTCTCAGATCTGCCTGTGTCTTCCAAAGTTCGTGGTCAAGGCCTTCATGCTCCCAGCCAGAGGGCCAAATTAAAACGGGGCCCAAGCTTGAAAAAGGGCATGCAGAGGAGAGGGAAATCAAGACTGGTGACTCTACGGGCCTTTGGAACTGAAGTGGGTGAGGAGGAAGAAGATGGTGTTATCCTGAGCCAGGAGGACTTTTCATCAAACCCTGAAGATGAAAACCAGGCCTTTGTGCCAATGAGTCTTCGCCAACCATCAGAAGTTAATTCAGAAGTGGTAGAAACCATGGAAGAG CTGGACATCTCTGTGAACGTGCCTGATATCCTGGGCACATCGCAGAATGCTTTATGCCATGAGTTGTCATGTGAGCAGTCTGTAATGCCTGCTGGTTCTGTCCCTTGTGAACATCAACTGGATCTGCTCGTT GATGTCATTGAGTTCCTTGACCCAGATCACATGGAAG TGTGTAAGGAGATTAACAATGAGGCAGCCCAAACTCTTTTGGCCATCGGGAACTCTGCTCAGATTATCCAGGCAGTAGAAATAGCCTGCACAG GTGAAAATGAAATAGTTGAGCAGTCAtcaagccttgttgatgaggaaGTCGTCCAACATGAAGTAGTTGTCACAGACATGGTTGACGAGCTCAGAGCTAATGCCTCAGAAATTATGTTGGGCCCGTTTATAAGTTGCGAATCAGAAACAAAAGGTGACCTTGACCTTTCCACCTCTGGGAATAGTATGCCAGAACCTTCTATAGACGACACCATCCCAATACAGGAGCCAATCAAATCACAGATATCTGATGCTTTTCATGGTCCCAGCCAACATGAAACGCAGAACTTGGCTTGTTCCACCAGTGTTCCACCATCTAGAAGGGGCCGTTTCTCTAAACCCAAACCCAATATTGGCCAAGATTTGAGAAGCAGACGAGCACAGCAGCTGCAGCAAGTCACTCCAGATCATGTCACTGATTCTTTGGAGAACTCTAGTGGTCCATCTTCCATGgaacagaataaaaatacaacagaacCTATTCAAGAAGATTCTGGCACTGTGGATCACTCGCCACAAGACTCTCCTACAGTCCACCCTGAGGTAATACTGTCGGGTACATTGTCTGAAACGAGAGAGGAAAGTTCCAAAGTTGTCCCTGAAAGAGTGGCTGAAGATGATAACGGATCTGTCTCATCTCTGAAAAGAAAGAGTGATGATGTAGCCACAGAGGAAAGTGTGATAAAAGATAGAAAAGAACTTGAAGATGATCTAAGGTCAGACCCACAGCTGACAAACAG TGTAAGTGTGTCTCATGGCATATCAGATGAGGCCTCTAAACCTGTCAGGAGGTTCCGTGGACCTAAACCTAAACCGAACCTGGCTCGTACATCCAGACCCACATGCACTCAGACCCAACAGAGCACACTATCAACAACAGTAG TTACAAAAGGGACACTGCCTGCTGTAGACTTTTCCACAAGCACTTTCACTGACACTAAAATCCCTGAAGAGGGTGCTGTACTTGCTAAAGCATCTGATGTTTTCCAAAATAAAGTTCAACAAGAAATAGATGGAGGGAAAGCTGAATCTGTAGAG GAAATCAAAGATGTTCCTTTGCAAGTTGCTTCTGAAATTGAGTCCAAAGAAAACACTGTGGCCATGTCGGAGGAAAACACTATGAGAATTTCAGTAAAACATCCTGGATGTGTATCAGTGGACACATCTGCTGACCCCACCCCTGATGAACCTATCTTTATACTCTCTCTCACTGAAATCCCACCCACATTAGATAAGGAGGCGGGCTTTGGGACTGAGCCCCTCACACCTACTGATACTCAAAG CACTAATGAAATGGTGAAACAGAGCAGGGAAGTATATCATCTTCTGATCACAGATGCTTTAGTTCCTGTGTCCGAGGAAGAGGAAAAGGAAATAGAGACAAAAGGAGGTGGGGACGGGAACACAACAAAGACAGGAGAATTGAAACGCAAGACACCAGTTTCAAGATCTCATGGG ATTGTCAAAGCAGAAAGCCAGGCAGAACATCATG TGGAAGTATTGGAAAGGCCTGTGGCAGAGCGGAGTGATGAAGAGAAGGAACATCCGGAGAAGACAGAAAAACTACCTGAGAGATCCTGGAGAG CAAAGCTGCACGTTAAACCCAACCCGGTTTCAAGAAGAAATGCTCGAGGCGCCCATGCTAAAGAGGACACACCAGAACTCTCTATAAAAGAGACTACCTCACTTCCCATTTCACCACAAGAGACAATATCAGTGCCAGATAAAACTGTACAAGCTCCCATTTCAACAACATCAGCCATCGCCTCAGACAGAGAGATGGCCAGAGGTCTTTCATCATCCATTGATAATCCAGCACTCCCAACACTGACTCCTCCTGAGTCTTCCTCAGATGTGATTGATTCACCTCAGCTTGTAAATCAAGAAGATACCTCTAAAGAGTCTGCCCAGGAAGGCTCCTCCCAACACATTATGGGACAGGTGGACCTCCCGGGCAAAGTCACAGTTGAATTCGCTGAGATAGAGGCTAGTGGGTCAGGGACAGACTCACAAAGTGTCAAACAAATCACTCCTGTTGCAACAACTGAGGCACTTGCAAG ACCTGGTAGAAGACCCAAAGGCTTCCTGTCCTTTATTTCCTCCAAGAACACCCAAGGGCCCCCAGCAGCTCCACGAGTGGCCAAGCCAGGCCCCCAGAAACCAAGAGTCAACACTGCATGCCCCGGGAGGAAACGGATAGCGACCAGCCCTCTTGCAGCAGCAACAAACCCTGGAGTAAAACGACCCTCACCAACTCCTACTTCGTCCATTGCATCTGCCAATGAG CAGAACTCAGAGGAAGAACCTACCAGTGTCACAAAGTActttttcagtgatatctttacTGAGGTTGATGAACTAGAAGACAAGGATTGA